The following are encoded in a window of Bacteroidales bacterium genomic DNA:
- a CDS encoding CHAD domain-containing protein codes for MQALLIGYSDSSFNSLRSNLINLSEDCSMELVHNIRLNIKKIRALLDALDYRDNSSNYILIMKKVNSLFARLGYLRDAQVQVSLLEFYRERVGEEVDDIIDNINKRKKKINSNLKKKIRKLNPFDITLLNQRFDETIECLDNENLEEKFQRKVEQGFNQVIELISDSTDEDVLHRIRILLKELTFNLSIMKKAKVKTKYNSTFSVLLNSIHKKLGNWHDLFVFLSLINEIDDCCGRAINLLQIVESDKGLIHQEIVEDLKKLRGIKPKKTKRGDI; via the coding sequence ATGCAAGCATTATTAATAGGGTATAGTGATAGTTCATTTAATTCTTTGAGGAGCAACCTCATAAATTTAAGCGAGGATTGCTCAATGGAATTAGTGCATAATATACGCCTTAATATCAAGAAAATAAGGGCTTTGCTAGATGCTCTAGATTATAGGGATAATTCTTCAAACTATATCCTTATTATGAAAAAGGTAAATTCACTTTTTGCCCGTTTGGGTTACCTCCGTGATGCTCAGGTTCAGGTGTCTCTTTTAGAGTTTTACAGAGAAAGGGTAGGAGAGGAGGTTGATGATATTATAGACAATATAAATAAGAGGAAGAAGAAGATAAATAGTAATCTTAAAAAAAAGATCCGAAAATTAAATCCTTTTGATATCACACTTCTGAATCAACGATTTGATGAAACAATTGAATGCCTTGATAATGAAAATCTAGAAGAAAAATTTCAACGAAAAGTGGAGCAGGGTTTCAATCAGGTTATTGAGTTAATCAGTGATAGCACTGATGAGGATGTGCTTCACCGTATTCGAATTCTTCTTAAAGAGTTGACATTTAATCTTTCAATAATGAAAAAGGCTAAGGTGAAAACGAAATACAATTCAACATTTTCAGTACTTCTTAACAGTATTCACAAAAAACTTGGCAATTGGCACGATCTCTTTGTGTTTTTGAGTTTAATCAATGAAATTGACGATTGTTGTGGACGAGCCATCAATTTATTACAAATTGTTGAATCTGATAAAGGGTTAATTCATCAGGAAATCGTTGAGGATTTAAAGAAATTGAGAGGAATCAAACCAAAAAAAACAAAAAGGGGAGATATATAA